The stretch of DNA CTATAGCATTACCGCGTGGTACTATTGACGAATATTTACCGACTCATCGCTTATTTTTTGATTCTCGTACTATTGAAGCAAGAAGTCCGCTTGGCAAGAAATATGCCGGAATGATCAGTATACTTGAATACGGTCCTAATACTTCGGCAGGAATTTTTGACGGATTCCTGCAAATGCCTTTTGAATTTGTCATGACACAAAGCTTTGTCTTTGCTAATAGAACCATAGCGATCGGTAAAATGCAATTACAGCAAAATAGAATGATACAATCCGGTGACAAGGCTACTTCACAAATTGCTGAAATCAATACGGCCCTTGATATGGCTACTAGCGGTGATATCGGTTTTGGTGAGCATCATTTATCGCTTTTATGTTCCGCAAATAATATTAAAGCTTTGGAAGATATATTGTCAATGGCAGCAGTTGAGCTTTCTAATTCAGGAATTCAGCCGGTTAGAGAAAAAGTTAACATGGAACCTAGCTATTGGGGACAGTTGCCAGGAAATATGGATTATATAGTGCGTAAATCCACTATAAATACTCTTAATATGGCTAGCTTTGCCTCACAACATAATTATCCGCTCGGTAAAATTAGAGATAACCATTGGGGAGAATATGTCACAGTACTTGATACTACTTCAGGTACGCCGTTTTATTTTAATTTCCATGTAAGGGATGTTGGACATACTCTAATTATCGGTCCAACCGGTGCCGGTAAAACAGTTCTTATGAATTTCTTATGTGCTGAAGCACAAAAATTCAAACCTCGTATGTTCTTTTTTGATAAAGATCGAGGAGCAGAAATATTTATACGTGCTTTAAACGGAGTTTATACAGTAATTGATCCGGGCTTAAAATGCAACTTTAACCCTTTACAACTTGAAGATACTAGTGAGAATAGAACGTTTATTTTAGAGTGGCTTCGCGTGCTTGTAACTTCTAACGGTGAAAGTTTAACTGCACAAGATAATAAAATCTTATCTCAAGCGGTAAGCGGTAATTTTAGATTAGAAAGAAAAGACAGAAAGCTTAGTAATGTTATAGCATTTCTTGGTATTGATACACCAAATAGTTTGGCAAGTAGGATTGCAATGTGGGTTGGTAAAGGTTCACACGCTAAGATATTTGACAATGAAATAGATAATATTGATTTACAAAAAGCAAGGGTATTCGGTTTTGATATGACTGAATTACTTAAAGATCCTATAAGCCTTGCACCGGTATTGTTATATATTTTCCATCGTATTAATATCTCTTTAGATGGGCAGAAAACTATGATAGTGCTTGATGAAGCATGGGCTTTAATCGATAATCCGGTGTTTGCACCTAAGATCAAAGATTGGTTAAAAGTGTTGAGAAAATTAAATACTTTTGTTATATTTGCTACGCAGAGTGTTGAAGATGCCGCAAAAAGTAGAATTAGTGATACGTTGATTCAACAAACAGCTACGCAGATTTTTTTACCTAATTTGAAAGCTACGGATATTTATCGTAGTGCATTTATGTTAAGTCAGCGAGAATATATTTTAATTAAAACTACCGACCCTACTACACGTTATTTTTTAATAAAACAAGGAATAGATGCCGTAGTTGCCAAAGTTAACTTAGACGGTATGAATAATATAATTAGTGTTTTATCTGGCAGAGTTGAGACTGTAATATTGCTCGATCAAATTAGAGAGAAATACGGCAATAATCCGGATAAGTGGTTACCTATATTTTATGAAGCAGTTAAAACATTATAGCTTCCTGTTTGTCATCCCGCGGCTTGACTGCGGGATCTTGTCTCACAGACTATGTCCTGAGATCCCGTGGCTTGTCCACGGGATGACATTTTTACAATACGAGGCAAGTAACTAGTGATGAAATTATTTCCTCGTAGTATACTTATAACATTAGTACTAAGCTTTATCCTAAATTTAGGGTTAGTTACTAAAACTCATGCTAAAGATACTCTTGATAGCATTGTAGATGTTTTAAACGGTTTAACTTGCGAAACTCAAGGCGTAGGTGATTTATTACGTAGTGAATTCTCTCATACATGTATTGTTGCTCCGTTCTTTACTTTTGCGGTAATGAATCTTGTTTCTCCCGTCTTATACATGAATACGTTTTTAAAGCTTAAAATAAATGATAAAGATTTATTTAACGATAGTAAGTTTGGAAATTTTCCAGGAGGTCAATGTACTCGTGAAAACAGAATTGATCCTAAAAATCCGGAATTACGTTTTGCTTTATGTAGTAATGCTAAACTAATTGTAGCTAGAGCAGGAGCTGTTTTAGAATCGGCACTTGCTATTGCTAAAGCCGTATTAACAGGTAGTGATCCTTGGGATGATATAAAAAAAGCGTGGGAAAATAATAAGAAAGATTATTATGTTCCATATAGCGGTAAGCCCGGTGATGACGGTTTTGCATTTGATGTAGGCTTCCCTGTAATATATTGGAAAGTTATTCAAGATAAAGATAGAATATGTGTCTCAACAAAGGGGTTTACAGGATACGTTCCCGTCGGCTGTAAATACATGAAAGAGCCGTTTCCAAAATCCATGTATAATAGCTTTATGGATGTAGCAGATAAGGATTTGATTGAAGATCCAAATGAAACGCCTACCGATCCTTTAGCCTTAGTTTCCTGTAGTGCAGCAGGTGGAGGATGCTATCAAAAAGCTTATAATGCTTCAAAAACTGCAGTAGTCATGACTTCTCCTCTTATAGAGTGTATGAGGCAAATGATTACTAGATTACTAATTAGTAAAGATGTTTGTAGTTTTGATAATGTAAGCCAAGTGGTTAATTTGGCTTCAAGGCAAGATAGTGCATTATTTCAGTTCCAAGTAGGAATGTATAAAATAGTTACGGCTTTTCTAACTTTATATGTTATGTTTTTTGGCTTTAAACTGTTACTTGCAGGTGAAGTACCGCCAAAAAGTGAGTATATAAATTTTATATTGAAAATGATATTCGTAACTTATTTTTCAATAGGAATTAATATAACCCCTGGTAATGGCTCTCCGTATGACCGGTTAGACGGTATGATTCAGTGGGCGTTTCCTTTCTTACTTGACGGTATAAACGGTTTAGCAAGTTGGGTTATGAATGCTGCTCCGTCCGGTTTATGTAAATTTAACAATCTTTCTTATGACGGTACCGTTTCTTATATTGCATTATGGGATGCATTAGATTGTAGGGTAGCTCATTATTTAGGGCTTGATATATTATCTACGTTACTTGTCGAAAATGCTTATCGAAGCCATGATTTTTTAAATTTTGATTTCTTTAGTTTTAGTGCTCCACCATATATTTATTTGCTAATTCCGGCGATAATCTCCGGTAATATGATGTTAGTGTCACTCGCTCTTTCGTATCCGTTACTTGTGATTTCGGTTGCTGCCTTTATGGTTAATGCAACGATTATGTGTATGATATCTATAGTAATACTCGGTATTTTAGCTCCTCTTTTTGTACCCATGTTTTTATTCACGTATACACGAAATTATTTTGATAGCTGGGTTAAACTAATGATCTCGTTCTTGCTACAGCCTATGGTGATAGTTACTTTTATGATCACGATGTTTTCGGTATATGATTATGGTTTCTACGGTAAATGTCAATATAAGAGCAAGTTAATTCACAATAGTATAGAAAATCTTGCACAGGGTGGTACTTCAAGCCGTGATGTTTTGATATTTTATATTAATAATGATTGGGATGATATATCACAATATCCTAAAAAAGAGGACGCAGAAAATTGTCAAAATAGTTTAGGTTATATGTTAAATAACCCTATTACCACGGCATTTAATTTTGCAAAAGATAGTGTAAGTGAAATTGTCGATAGTAAACCGGGCGATACCCCTACCGATAAATTTCTTGCTAAATTCCAGTTTTTATCGGGAGTAGTTTTGGATCCCGGAATGTTTTTCATGTCTCCAAAAGTGCTTTTTGAGAAAATTAAAAATATTTTGCTTGCGTTAGTTACGGCATGTTTTACATTGTATTTGATGTATAATTTTAGTAGTCAGCTAGCTGAATTTGCTGCAGATATGACAGAAGGAGTAGCTCTTAATAATGTTGCTATAAAACCGCAAGCAATATTTAAGGCAGCTATGGCAGTACTTGCTACTGCGGGTGCTGCAACTAAGGGTCTCGATCAGGTAGCAAGCAGGGGAGGAGGAATAAGTGATTTAAAAGCCGGTCAAGGTGGAGGAGCAAGTGATTTAGAGGTAGGTAAAGGCGGACTACCAAATGATAATATTGCTGCAAGCGGAGGTACGTCGACACCTGCGGTAACAACGCCGACAGCTTCATCTTCTGTAGCAACTTCTAGCCCAAAAACTGTAAGTAGTGAAGCAAGATCGGATATTGTTACTCCTCCTCCTGCTCCTCCAGAAGCTGTTTCACCACCGCCTGCTAGTATTAGAACTTCTATTTCTACACCTGTACCACAAAGTAATATTGAAGCCGAAAGTGTTGGAAAAATCATAAGAGATAATAATCAAGAAAGTAAAAAAGAGATTGATAATACTCCGCCTTCACAGGAAAAAGTTGATAATGCAACTCCACAAGAAAAAGTTGACAGCACAAGTAGGGGGTCAGGAGTAATTGATTATAGTTTTAACTTAAAGGAACATGATAATCCGACAGGAGTAAAGCAGATACGGGAAAATGCAGAGATTCGTGATAAACGTGCAGAAGTAGAGAAAGTGTGGAACGAATTAGTAGCAAGCAGGGGAGGAAGAATAAGAGATCAGCAAGGTGAAGAAACATCGGAGCGACATGCAAATGCAGAAAAGAAATGGAATGAATTAGTCGATAGCGGTGTAGTAACTGAGATAAGAGAAAGGGATAATAGTGTAACTAATAAATTTGATAAATTAGCTGATGAACTTAATAAGTCAGAAAAAGCAAAGGTAGAAGAAAATAAAAATATAGAAAACGACAGAAAAGAAGATAATACTACTACGTCACCGCAAGAAAAAGTTGACAGTACAAGTAGGGGGTCAGGAGTAATTGATTATAGTTTTAACTTAAAGGAACATGATAATCCGACAGGAGTAAAGCAGATACGGGAAAATGCAGAGATTCGAGATAAACGTGTAAAAGTAGAAAAAGCATGGAATGAACTAGTAGCAAGCGGAGGAGGAAGAGTAAGAGAACAAGAAGGAGGAGAAATATCAGAACGACGTGCAAATGCTGAAAAAGCATGGGATGAGTTAGTAAAAAGCGGCGTAGTAACAGAAAAAAAAGATAATAGTTCTAATGAAAACTCTTAAAACCTTAAAGATATTTATTATAGTTTATATAGCGTCTGTAAGCTTAGCTAGCTTTGCCAGCTTTGGAGAGTCATGTTCTAGTTTACCGACTACTTCAGATGGGTATTTAGAAACGGACACGGCATATGGCTATATAATTCGTAATATTGATATGAAAGATCCAAGAGGTAATTGTAACTCAGTTGCGTCTAGTATAACGTTTTGTTTTAAAAATGTAGAAGGTAGTAGTAGCCCTTGCACCATGTATACTTTAAATGAAGGTGACTCTAGGAAGATTAGTGATTTAAGTACTGATAATAATCCTGATCTTGGAGCAAATCCTGTATTAAAGAATATCGTTTTAACGGTTAAAAAATGGGATAATGATCTATGTTTAGTTATGCCTACGTCAAGGGGACCGATGCCGGTAGCATGTAAATCTTTAAGTGTTACTCCACCGCCTACTCCGCCTGATGATGAAAATTGTAATATAGGAAAAAGTTGCTATACGGGAGCAAATTATAGTCAATCGTTAATTAATTTTTCCGGTCTTGCAGTTCAGTGTTTGAGCGAAACGCTTAATAAAGTATTTTTTGCCGGAAATGGTTGTAGTTCTCAAGATCAAAATTCTAGAATAACTAATCTTGCTGCTTTTTCTACATTTCAAGGTTATTTAAAGAGAACTATAGGTGCGGCACTAATTCTTTATACTATGTTTTTTGCCTTTAATATGGCTCTAAATAAAGAATATGCAAGTACTGAAAAAATAGCTCTTTTTGTAATAAAATTCTTATTTGTTGCTTATTTTTCTATCGGTCTTGGACCTTTAGATTTTAGCGGAGGTCAGCCGACAAAAGAAAACGGTATGTTAAAATATGGATTACCTCTTTTGACGGGAGCAGCACCGGACTTTGCACAGATGATCTTTAATGCAGCAGGTTCTAGAGGATTATGTCAATTTGATAATTCAAAGTATAAGGACGGTTATAAATTTTACGGTTTATGGGACGCTATTGATTGCCGTATAGGTTATTATCTTGGCTTGGATTTACTTTATAATATAGATAAGAATGGAGTTTTAGGGAATTCGATTGGCAATGGTCCCCGTGGTAATAATACACCTATACCTAATTTTGATCCTGATGGTAAAAATAACAGACCGAAAGATTTAAGTAAAGCAGGAGCACTAAGATTTTTTGCCGTTATGTTTGGATTCTTTATGGCCGGAAATGTTATTATACTTGCAGCAGGTTTAGTATTTTCTGTAATATTTTTATCTATACTTTTATATTTTATTACGCATTATTTAGTTTGCATGATTACTATTTACGTTATGACATATATTTCTCCTATATTCATTCCTATGGCTTTATTTACTCGTACAAAAGCTTATTTTGACGGGTGGTTAAAAGTATGTATCTCATGTGCATTGCAGCCGGCAGTAATAGCAGGTTTTATAGCTTTATTAATAACTATGTATGATTCCACAATATTTAAAAATTGTGAATTCCTGAGATATGATTATGAAAAAGGGGATATTAGATTTAGTACTTTTGAGTTAAGGCTTCCTGTCGGCGGGGCAGATAAATGTCAGGAAAGTTTTGGATATAAAATGTTAGAATATTATGCAGGTGAAGGTTGGGAAGAACATTTATTGATACTTTTCCCAATAAAATCAATTGTTAGAGATGTTATATCTATTTTAGCGGAACTTTTATGTGTATTAGTATTTTCGGTTATTTTTTATTACTTCTCTAAATCTATAGGGCGATTTGCTTCTGATTTAACTAATGGTCCTAATATGGATGCAGTAACGGCGAGTCCAACTAAAATCGTTGATTTAGTAAAGAAAGGAGCCGCTTTCCTTAAGGATGCTGCCATGGCTTCGCAAGGTAAGCCGCCGGTAGGAGATAAGCCGGATGCTGGAGGTAAACGCCAAGAAGGACAGAAAGGAGATGATGCACTTGCTACAGAAGGAGGTAGTAGTGCTAAAGACGCCTTATTGACGAGTGGGGGTAAATAATAGAATATGCAGAGTAACTTATTAAAAGTTTTAGGAGTACTCGCTATAGTAGCAACGTTAGTTTGCTTTATTTTTGCAGCACTTGGTATGATAGGAGCAGTAAAAGTCGGTGACGGCTGCTACATGAGATATGCTCCGGACGGTAAAGGAGGGGCGGATTCAATAACCGGTACTATAACCCTTAATGCTAATGCTAATTATGTAAACACTTCTAAGATATTGCCCGACGGTACAACTCAGCTTATTCCTGATCCTACTCGTTATGGTGAATGGTTAAATACTCAGGTGCTAGTAGAAAACAGCCAACCGGTGAATTTACAAGTGGTCGGTCAGATTAGTTTGTGTTTAGCTTATATACCAAAAGATAATTTACAACGTACAGGGACTGGATCTAATTTAGACGATAACGGTAAAATGATTCCGATCCCTCGTGTCACCGATGCAAATAATCCGCCTGTCTCTCTAATAATGGATGCAAAAAATAATGAATGGCGTAATATTGCCGAATTATACGCCAATGATAGAGTTTTAGTTTCCATATCTCCTAATTTTGCCAGTACGGATGCGACAGTTAAGGATGCTTTTAAAGATGCTGAGGTTACGAAAGATTGCTCACAAGGCAAAACTTCTTATGAGCCGATTTGCGGGAAATATTCTATTTATTTAGGTCAATATGTTAATGCTTGCGAACTGAAGCAAAATTATTGGCAAGGTAATAAGCATCGGGAAAAATGTTATTGTGTTTTTAAATGTATTCATCAAGAAGATGTTGCTCAGTGGGTATGTGATTCTGCTAATGCTGTGTCTCATTGTTGCCTTGGTTTTATATGTGACTCCTTACCTGCTTGGATAAATCACTATGGCACAATGCCGGAAGCTTATAAAGATGACGGTAGTTTTACCTTTAGTTGGTCAGATAATTCAGGTAATTTATTTATTGATTATTCAAATCTTCAATGCTCTAATAATGCTAATATTCCTCCAAACGGTAAATGTCCTGATAGTGTCGAGAATCGTAGTCCTAAAGATAAAGATTATATTGGAGGTGTAAATTGTACTTCGGGAATATGTAACGATGGAGATTTTCAAAAGAATCGGAGATTTTGGTATACGGCGGACGGTAAAGGAGGCAAAGGACCAACCGGATTAATATATCAAATGAATAACGCGGGTTCTGTAAGTCAAGCTTTGCCTTCTAAGCTAGAATTTGCTCAGTTTGTTGCAGATGCAGATCAACCGCCTGAATATAAAGATAAAGACGATAAATATATATATAAGGTTATATATAATATACCTTTTAACAGCAATATTGAAAAAAGTTATTTACAATATAGGCTTTGGTCTCCCACCTCACAAGATGCTAGTAAGAATACGGGAGGATATGTTCTAAATATTAAACAGACTAAATGTTATAGAGAGAACGGTAATAGTTTTAACGATACTTTTGATGATCGGGGACGAGTGCAATACATAATAGTAAAGGCTTCAGAAAACCCGAATACTAGCGGTAAAACCTATTCACCTCAAGGAATTAACGTTGATAGCGACGGTAAATATAATTTTAACGCAAACGAAGCGGGTTATATATGGATGAGAATTCTAAATGATCCTAATAATAATTTAAAGGATTATAAAGATAGTGAAGGTAGCTATAAAGTATATTTCTCAACATCCTTAAAAG from Rickettsia helvetica encodes:
- a CDS encoding VirB4 family type IV secretion/conjugal transfer ATPase → MKLFRTRAAKELRSKQERPTSHFIPYKCHWDSNTILTKDNSLLQVIKINGFSFETADDEDLDIKKNIRNALLKNMASGNIIMYFHTIRRRKAVIFDDTEFTYDPTVKVPNDFITYLGAEWRKKHAGARSFFNELYISILYKPDTGGAAIVEYFLKKLRQKSNKTAWENDMKEMKENLQEISTRVVNTLRSYGTRLLGVRQTQSGSYCEILEFLSSLINCGDSPGPIALPRGTIDEYLPTHRLFFDSRTIEARSPLGKKYAGMISILEYGPNTSAGIFDGFLQMPFEFVMTQSFVFANRTIAIGKMQLQQNRMIQSGDKATSQIAEINTALDMATSGDIGFGEHHLSLLCSANNIKALEDILSMAAVELSNSGIQPVREKVNMEPSYWGQLPGNMDYIVRKSTINTLNMASFASQHNYPLGKIRDNHWGEYVTVLDTTSGTPFYFNFHVRDVGHTLIIGPTGAGKTVLMNFLCAEAQKFKPRMFFFDKDRGAEIFIRALNGVYTVIDPGLKCNFNPLQLEDTSENRTFILEWLRVLVTSNGESLTAQDNKILSQAVSGNFRLERKDRKLSNVIAFLGIDTPNSLASRIAMWVGKGSHAKIFDNEIDNIDLQKARVFGFDMTELLKDPISLAPVLLYIFHRINISLDGQKTMIVLDEAWALIDNPVFAPKIKDWLKVLRKLNTFVIFATQSVEDAAKSRISDTLIQQTATQIFLPNLKATDIYRSAFMLSQREYILIKTTDPTTRYFLIKQGIDAVVAKVNLDGMNNIISVLSGRVETVILLDQIREKYGNNPDKWLPIFYEAVKTL
- a CDS encoding type IV secretion system protein — its product is MQSNLLKVLGVLAIVATLVCFIFAALGMIGAVKVGDGCYMRYAPDGKGGADSITGTITLNANANYVNTSKILPDGTTQLIPDPTRYGEWLNTQVLVENSQPVNLQVVGQISLCLAYIPKDNLQRTGTGSNLDDNGKMIPIPRVTDANNPPVSLIMDAKNNEWRNIAELYANDRVLVSISPNFASTDATVKDAFKDAEVTKDCSQGKTSYEPICGKYSIYLGQYVNACELKQNYWQGNKHREKCYCVFKCIHQEDVAQWVCDSANAVSHCCLGFICDSLPAWINHYGTMPEAYKDDGSFTFSWSDNSGNLFIDYSNLQCSNNANIPPNGKCPDSVENRSPKDKDYIGGVNCTSGICNDGDFQKNRRFWYTADGKGGKGPTGLIYQMNNAGSVSQALPSKLEFAQFVADADQPPEYKDKDDKYIYKVIYNIPFNSNIEKSYLQYRLWSPTSQDASKNTGGYVLNIKQTKCYRENGNSFNDTFDDRGRVQYIIVKASENPNTSGKTYSPQGINVDSDGKYNFNANEAGYIWMRILNDPNNNLKDYKDSEGSYKVYFSTSLKVGSFTIKVMNPLLQSFKTKVQGAATSIFKNMVCYKASDSSSCTNFFTYIKAILILYVMTYGAMFLLGFAKINQKELVIRIAKIGVVSGLMNGNTFEFFNNYLFDAITNFSDAIIANMSGYSLFTSIDPNSNISNPFMFLDAVMSKIFFSQTFIAQLLALLSLGLSGIIYFIITFVALGIVIITALRAIAVYIMAFMATCILIGIAPLFISFLLFDFTRYLFDNWVRFTIRYMIEPVVMMAGIIVLTQLFTIYLDFVLGYSVCWKCTLPIKIPFIGTILPIALLNVPIFCINWFAPWGMDYMSGMMGVNMQNIVALVIIAYGMYGYVEFSGRMVAKLTSATGPSATEIGGKMSHDAGQKALSPIGMDDKTRQGITGRAEARLKQRNKTLDQAEKNRTNMSKEGGEKTNEEPPKPETPK
- a CDS encoding type IV secretion system protein encodes the protein MKLFPRSILITLVLSFILNLGLVTKTHAKDTLDSIVDVLNGLTCETQGVGDLLRSEFSHTCIVAPFFTFAVMNLVSPVLYMNTFLKLKINDKDLFNDSKFGNFPGGQCTRENRIDPKNPELRFALCSNAKLIVARAGAVLESALAIAKAVLTGSDPWDDIKKAWENNKKDYYVPYSGKPGDDGFAFDVGFPVIYWKVIQDKDRICVSTKGFTGYVPVGCKYMKEPFPKSMYNSFMDVADKDLIEDPNETPTDPLALVSCSAAGGGCYQKAYNASKTAVVMTSPLIECMRQMITRLLISKDVCSFDNVSQVVNLASRQDSALFQFQVGMYKIVTAFLTLYVMFFGFKLLLAGEVPPKSEYINFILKMIFVTYFSIGINITPGNGSPYDRLDGMIQWAFPFLLDGINGLASWVMNAAPSGLCKFNNLSYDGTVSYIALWDALDCRVAHYLGLDILSTLLVENAYRSHDFLNFDFFSFSAPPYIYLLIPAIISGNMMLVSLALSYPLLVISVAAFMVNATIMCMISIVILGILAPLFVPMFLFTYTRNYFDSWVKLMISFLLQPMVIVTFMITMFSVYDYGFYGKCQYKSKLIHNSIENLAQGGTSSRDVLIFYINNDWDDISQYPKKEDAENCQNSLGYMLNNPITTAFNFAKDSVSEIVDSKPGDTPTDKFLAKFQFLSGVVLDPGMFFMSPKVLFEKIKNILLALVTACFTLYLMYNFSSQLAEFAADMTEGVALNNVAIKPQAIFKAAMAVLATAGAATKGLDQVASRGGGISDLKAGQGGGASDLEVGKGGLPNDNIAASGGTSTPAVTTPTASSSVATSSPKTVSSEARSDIVTPPPAPPEAVSPPPASIRTSISTPVPQSNIEAESVGKIIRDNNQESKKEIDNTPPSQEKVDNATPQEKVDSTSRGSGVIDYSFNLKEHDNPTGVKQIRENAEIRDKRAEVEKVWNELVASRGGRIRDQQGEETSERHANAEKKWNELVDSGVVTEIRERDNSVTNKFDKLADELNKSEKAKVEENKNIENDRKEDNTTTSPQEKVDSTSRGSGVIDYSFNLKEHDNPTGVKQIRENAEIRDKRVKVEKAWNELVASGGGRVREQEGGEISERRANAEKAWDELVKSGVVTEKKDNSSNENS
- a CDS encoding type IV secretion system protein, whose amino-acid sequence is MKTLKTLKIFIIVYIASVSLASFASFGESCSSLPTTSDGYLETDTAYGYIIRNIDMKDPRGNCNSVASSITFCFKNVEGSSSPCTMYTLNEGDSRKISDLSTDNNPDLGANPVLKNIVLTVKKWDNDLCLVMPTSRGPMPVACKSLSVTPPPTPPDDENCNIGKSCYTGANYSQSLINFSGLAVQCLSETLNKVFFAGNGCSSQDQNSRITNLAAFSTFQGYLKRTIGAALILYTMFFAFNMALNKEYASTEKIALFVIKFLFVAYFSIGLGPLDFSGGQPTKENGMLKYGLPLLTGAAPDFAQMIFNAAGSRGLCQFDNSKYKDGYKFYGLWDAIDCRIGYYLGLDLLYNIDKNGVLGNSIGNGPRGNNTPIPNFDPDGKNNRPKDLSKAGALRFFAVMFGFFMAGNVIILAAGLVFSVIFLSILLYFITHYLVCMITIYVMTYISPIFIPMALFTRTKAYFDGWLKVCISCALQPAVIAGFIALLITMYDSTIFKNCEFLRYDYEKGDIRFSTFELRLPVGGADKCQESFGYKMLEYYAGEGWEEHLLILFPIKSIVRDVISILAELLCVLVFSVIFYYFSKSIGRFASDLTNGPNMDAVTASPTKIVDLVKKGAAFLKDAAMASQGKPPVGDKPDAGGKRQEGQKGDDALATEGGSSAKDALLTSGGK